In Fibrobacter sp. UWH4, a single genomic region encodes these proteins:
- a CDS encoding cyclophilin-like fold protein — protein sequence MRNIVLVALFFLVACSDAASHSSQPEAQTPKSSASSSAQTEATVKLKIHVNDTTFTATFEENSSAKAFAEFLAQGDLTLDMHDYGSFEKVADLPRSFPRNDKQIDTDAGDIILYQGNSITIYYDKNSWNFTRLARIDNVNKKRLKEILGKGNVKATFSVE from the coding sequence ATGCGAAACATTGTCCTTGTAGCGTTGTTCTTTCTCGTGGCCTGCAGCGATGCCGCAAGCCATTCGTCACAGCCTGAAGCTCAGACGCCGAAATCATCTGCAAGTTCATCTGCCCAAACGGAGGCTACCGTGAAACTCAAAATCCATGTGAACGATACCACCTTCACGGCAACGTTCGAAGAAAATTCCTCCGCCAAGGCCTTCGCCGAATTTCTTGCGCAGGGCGACCTCACGCTCGACATGCACGACTACGGCAGCTTCGAGAAGGTGGCCGACCTGCCGCGCAGTTTTCCGCGTAACGACAAGCAAATCGACACCGACGCAGGCGACATCATCCTTTACCAGGGCAATTCCATCACCATCTACTACGACAAGAACTCCTGGAACTTCACGCGCCTCGCCCGTATCGACAACGTGAACAAGAAACGCCTTAAGGAAATCCTCGGAAAAGGGAACGTGAAGGCGACATTCTCGGTGGAATAA